One stretch of Epinephelus lanceolatus isolate andai-2023 chromosome 15, ASM4190304v1, whole genome shotgun sequence DNA includes these proteins:
- the LOC144466936 gene encoding uncharacterized protein LOC144466936 isoform X2 has protein sequence MWRKPPLTRGEQKGSPLGSNQVTVPTTTLPCHPETGTVLARDDGKNPEQVVSYSIKALITLKCFHEIVYNCHPHSETRGYMAHCRINCTLNPPSLQKQKEISHNWIAPTAIAIFLGLVLVLVGLCIRFRPNISRICSRDQLRCIYTAMTMQKVDPKDANVEAGNV, from the exons ATGTGGAGAAAACCCCCACTGACAAGGGGAGAACAGAAGGGTTCCcccctgggatcgaaccaggtgACAGTGCCAACCACTACGCTGCCGTGCCACCCTGAAACA GGCACTGTACTTGCACGCGATGACGGCAAAAATCCCGAGCAGGTGGTGAGCTACAGCATCAAAGCGCTCATCACCTTAAAATGCTTCCACGAGATTGTCTATAATTGTCACCCACATTCAGAG ACGAGGGGTTACATGGCTCACTGTAGGA TCAACTGCACTCTAAATCCTCCCAGTCTTCAGAAACAAAAAG AGATTTCCCACAACTGGATCGCTCCTACTGCTATTGCAATATTCCTGGggctggtgctggtgctggtgggGCTTTGCATCAGATTCAGACCTAACATTTCCAG GATATGCAGCCGTGACCAACTCAGATGCATTTACACTGCTATGACTATGCAGAAGGTTGACCCAAAGGACGCTAATGTGGAGGCGGGGAATGTGTAA
- the LOC144466936 gene encoding uncharacterized protein LOC144466936 isoform X1: protein MADTGGMRITVGYLFLCCFLQCCSAKDINCTVTQYANQTIYIISEMSNANASSAVYTWANASGTVLARDDGKNPEQVVSYSIKALITLKCFHEIVYNCHPHSETRGYMAHCRINCTLNPPSLQKQKEISHNWIAPTAIAIFLGLVLVLVGLCIRFRPNISRICSRDQLRCIYTAMTMQKVDPKDANVEAGNV from the exons ATGGCAGACACCGGCGGGATGCGCATCACCGTCgggtatttatttttat GCTGCTTTCTACAGTGTTGCAGTGCAAAGGACATAAACTGCACTGTCACTCAGTATGCTAACCAAACAATCTACATCATCTCTGAAATGTCAAATGCCAATGCATCCAGCGCTGTGTACACGTGGGCCAACGCAAGT GGCACTGTACTTGCACGCGATGACGGCAAAAATCCCGAGCAGGTGGTGAGCTACAGCATCAAAGCGCTCATCACCTTAAAATGCTTCCACGAGATTGTCTATAATTGTCACCCACATTCAGAG ACGAGGGGTTACATGGCTCACTGTAGGA TCAACTGCACTCTAAATCCTCCCAGTCTTCAGAAACAAAAAG AGATTTCCCACAACTGGATCGCTCCTACTGCTATTGCAATATTCCTGGggctggtgctggtgctggtgggGCTTTGCATCAGATTCAGACCTAACATTTCCAG GATATGCAGCCGTGACCAACTCAGATGCATTTACACTGCTATGACTATGCAGAAGGTTGACCCAAAGGACGCTAATGTGGAGGCGGGGAATGTGTAA